One window from the genome of Spirosoma rhododendri encodes:
- a CDS encoding SLBB domain-containing protein, translating into MKRITSNQLIYSHFLLISGLVISLICLSGAVRAQTVENLTPDQIRQFVQQAQASGMNESQMEQMARSRGFTDTDISRMQQRILETVGTPTRPGSTSAPVVVTREQPPTPAPPTSTTGSAPTTPTVFGASLFSNSNLTFEPNLRIPTPRNYQLGPDDELVIDIFGNAQQTYRPKVSPEGSIRVENLAPIFVSGLTIEQAEQRIVGRLRTLFQGLNNGGGIGAQVTLGSVRSISVTLLGQVVRPGTYTLSSLASVFNALYAAGGPSPDRGSFRDVRVYRANRLVKTLDIYDFLLRADQSANVRLHDQDIIFVDHYDTRVELAGQVRQPGLYEAKRGETLRQLLNIAGGFADQAYTASISLLRNTPTGQQLLTIPAGDIDTFAPKAGDRYTVGSLLNRVENKVTIKGAVFRPGEFALTQNPSLTQLIRTAEGLREDAFLNRATIRRLRANLDPELISIDLSKLLRGQQPDMPLKRDDVIEIISVGQLRQERTVSIQGAVNQPGSFPFVDSLTVANLIVQAGGFTDGATASRLEIARRIGSDTAGVPSEQNTRLISFSIDRNLRLSPADAQLVLHPYDQVFVRTSPRYEAQKGAVAVGELYYPGPYAIRASTDRIADLISRAGGLKPDADLLSARFTRQGEVVSVDIHTILNDPSNVGNLLLEDRDTLVIPRRTELVRVRGEVLNPATVEFEQGKSFRDYIGEAGGFTNNAQRSKVYAVRANGKIVSTRSFLGIHRYPTPERGMNVVIPAVPPKEQNRLSATERAALLTVISSGAAVVLSVIRLFL; encoded by the coding sequence GTGAAGCGAATTACCAGTAACCAACTGATTTATAGTCATTTTTTACTAATCAGCGGGTTAGTCATCTCATTGATTTGTCTGTCTGGGGCCGTTCGGGCGCAGACGGTGGAGAACCTGACGCCCGATCAGATTCGGCAGTTTGTCCAGCAGGCGCAGGCCAGCGGTATGAACGAGTCGCAGATGGAGCAAATGGCCCGTAGCCGGGGTTTTACCGATACGGACATCAGCCGGATGCAGCAGCGTATTCTGGAAACGGTCGGTACGCCCACCCGCCCCGGCAGCACCTCCGCGCCAGTTGTCGTAACCCGTGAGCAGCCCCCCACCCCGGCCCCGCCGACGTCCACGACCGGTTCCGCACCGACCACACCGACCGTGTTTGGCGCGTCGCTGTTCAGCAATAGTAATCTGACGTTTGAACCGAACCTGCGCATCCCGACGCCCCGCAACTACCAGCTCGGCCCCGACGATGAACTGGTGATCGATATTTTCGGCAATGCGCAGCAAACCTACCGGCCCAAAGTCAGTCCGGAGGGTAGCATTCGCGTCGAAAATCTGGCCCCGATCTTCGTCAGCGGTCTGACCATCGAGCAGGCAGAACAACGCATCGTCGGGCGGCTCAGAACGCTGTTTCAGGGACTGAACAACGGCGGGGGTATCGGCGCACAGGTGACGCTCGGCAGTGTGCGCAGCATCAGCGTTACGCTGCTGGGGCAGGTCGTGCGGCCGGGCACGTACACGCTGTCATCGCTGGCCAGTGTGTTCAACGCGCTCTACGCAGCCGGAGGACCGTCGCCCGACCGTGGGTCGTTTCGCGACGTGCGCGTGTACCGGGCTAACCGGCTCGTGAAAACGCTCGACATATACGATTTTCTGCTACGGGCCGATCAGTCGGCCAACGTCCGGCTGCACGATCAGGATATCATCTTTGTCGACCATTACGATACGCGCGTCGAACTGGCGGGGCAGGTACGGCAGCCGGGTCTGTACGAAGCCAAACGGGGCGAAACGCTGCGGCAGTTGCTCAACATAGCCGGTGGTTTTGCCGATCAGGCCTACACGGCATCGATCAGTCTGCTACGCAACACGCCGACGGGGCAACAACTACTGACGATACCCGCCGGAGACATTGATACATTTGCGCCCAAAGCCGGAGATCGCTATACGGTCGGCAGCTTACTGAATCGGGTCGAAAACAAGGTTACGATCAAAGGGGCAGTCTTCCGGCCCGGCGAATTTGCGCTGACCCAGAACCCTTCGCTGACACAGCTGATTCGCACGGCGGAAGGATTGCGGGAAGACGCCTTTCTGAACCGGGCTACCATCCGCCGACTGCGCGCCAACCTCGACCCCGAACTGATTTCGATCGATCTGAGCAAGCTCCTGCGGGGTCAGCAACCCGATATGCCGCTCAAGCGCGACGACGTGATCGAAATCATCAGCGTCGGGCAGTTGCGGCAGGAACGCACGGTGTCTATTCAGGGGGCGGTCAATCAGCCCGGTTCGTTTCCGTTTGTCGACAGCCTGACGGTGGCTAATCTGATCGTACAGGCGGGTGGTTTCACCGACGGGGCTACGGCGTCGCGGCTGGAGATTGCCCGGCGCATCGGGTCCGACACGGCCGGTGTTCCCAGCGAGCAGAATACCCGGCTGATCTCGTTCAGCATCGACCGCAACCTACGCCTTAGCCCCGCCGACGCGCAACTGGTGCTGCATCCCTACGATCAGGTGTTTGTCCGCACGTCGCCCCGTTACGAAGCGCAGAAAGGAGCCGTCGCAGTTGGCGAATTATACTACCCCGGCCCCTACGCCATCCGCGCCAGCACCGACCGCATCGCCGATCTCATCAGCCGGGCGGGTGGACTGAAACCCGATGCCGATCTGCTATCGGCCCGGTTTACGCGTCAGGGTGAGGTTGTTTCCGTCGACATTCACACCATTCTGAACGATCCATCCAACGTAGGAAACCTGCTGCTGGAAGACCGCGACACACTGGTTATTCCGCGCCGGACCGAACTGGTGCGGGTGCGGGGTGAAGTGCTGAATCCGGCTACGGTGGAGTTTGAGCAAGGCAAATCGTTTCGGGACTACATCGGCGAAGCGGGGGGCTTCACGAACAATGCGCAACGTAGCAAAGTGTATGCAGTACGCGCCAACGGCAAAATCGTATCGACGCGTTCG